In Silene latifolia isolate original U9 population chromosome X, ASM4854445v1, whole genome shotgun sequence, the following proteins share a genomic window:
- the LOC141623948 gene encoding uncharacterized protein LOC141623948 has translation MASGSSKRPLPGSSSTSTGGFDFASDDILCSYEDYVHQNQNQNQNTNSDAPTLSDPANPTQDFQKSRISRSSMFPATNVYSQPEESLNQELLSTVERTMKKYADNLMRFLEGISSRLSQLELYCYNLDKSISEMRTDLVRDHGDADSKLKFLEKHLQEVHRSVQILRDKQELAETQKELAKLHFTQKDSSSSTQEDGAVVSAPESKKSDDGHDAPNTQLALALPSQITTQPSQPSQQSSTAPPQPPPQAISQLPPYYLPNPHNHSQPSYLPVDPQYRVPQSSQPQMNPQQYPQYQQQWSQQVSQPMPPPQQPPMPPPQQPSMPPPQQPPMQPPQQSPNQMRAQTPQSQVYPPYMTSQPSNLPPEPMQVPFPGSQLSGGSRPEAMPYGYGGPARPVQPQPPPQQMKGGFPAHQGDGYATGGAHPPMSSGGTYMLYDSEGGRPLHASQQTHYPQSGYPPANPSPPNMPPPSNNSLMIRSPSPQQYVRSHPYNELIDKLVSMGYRGDHVMSVIQRLEESGQAVDFNAVLDRLNGHSSGSSQRSW, from the exons ATGGCGTCCGGATCTTCAAAACGACCTTTACCTGGTAGCAGTAGCACTTCTACAGGCGGCTTCGATTTCGCATCCGATGATATTTTGTGTTCTTACGAAGATTATgttcatcaaaatcaaaatcaaaatcaaaatactaACTCTGATGCTCCTACTCTTTCTGATCCTGCTAATCCTACCCag GATTTCCAGAAAAGCAGAATTTCCAGGTCATCCATGTTTCCTGCGACTAATGTATACAGTCAGCCAGAAGAATCCTTGAACCAGGAGCTTCTTTCAACTGTTGAGAGGACCATGAAAAAGTATGCTGACAATCTCATGCGTTTTCTTGAGGGGATTAGTTCACGTCTGTCACAGTTGGAGCTGTACTGCTACAACCTTGATAAATCAATAAGTGAAATGCGCACTGATTTGGTTCGCGATCATGGGGATGCAGACTCGAAGCTGAAATTTTTGGAGAAGCACCTACAAGAG GTCCATCGATCAGTCCAGATACTAAGGGATAAACAAGAACTGGCTGAAACTCAGAAAGAACTAGCTAAACTCCATTTTACTCAGAAGGATTCATCATCTTCTACCCAGGAGGATGGAGCTGTTGTCTCTGCCCCGGAGTCCAAGAAGAGTGATGATGGGCATGACGCACCTAATACCCAGCTGGCTCTGGCTCTGCCCAGTCAGATAACCACACAACCTTCACAACCCAGTCAGCAGTCTTCTACGGCTCCACCTCAGCCTCCGCCACAAGCTATAAGCCAGCTCCCACCATATTACCTACCGAATCCTCACAATCACTCTCAACCATCTTATCTTCCAGTCGATCCTCAGTATCGTGTGCCCCAATCATCGCAACCTCAAATGAATCCCCAGCAATACCCTCAGTATCAACAACAGTGGTCTCAACAAGTCAGTCAGCCTATGCCACCACCACAGCAACCACCAATGCCTCCACCTCAGCAACCATCAATGCCTCCACCTCAGCAACCACCAATGCAACCACcacaacaatcaccaaatcaaATGAGAGCTCAAACCCCACAATCACAAGTCTATCCTCCTTACATGACTAGTCAGCCATCAAATCTTCCTCCTGAACCGATGCAAGTTCCATTTCCAGGAAGCCAGCTTTCAGGAGGAAGCCGCCCCGAGGCAATGCCATACGGCTATGGTGGGCCGGCAAGGCCAGTTCAGCCTCAGCCTCCACCTCAGCAAATGAAGGGTGGCTTTCCAGCTCATCAGGGTGATGGGTATGCAACTGGCGGGGCCCACCCACCAATGTCTTCTGGAGGAACCTATATGTTATATGACAGTGAAGGAGGCCGACCTCTTCACGCTTCCCAACAAACCCACTACCCTCAGAGTGGATATCCTCCAGCGAATCCTTCGCCCCCCAACATGCCACCTCCGAGCAATAACAGTCTCATGATCCGGAGTCCCAGCCCCCAACAATATGTTCGGAGCCACCCTTACAATGAGCTGATTGACAAGCTTGTGAGCATGGGTTATAGGGGTGATCATGTCATGAGTGTGATTCAGAGGCTCGAGGAGAGTGGGCAAGCTGTGGATTTCAATGCTGTGCTTGACAGGTTAAACGGACACTCCTCGGGGAGTTCTCAAAGGAGCTGGTAA